One bacterium DNA segment encodes these proteins:
- a CDS encoding pyridoxal phosphate-dependent aminotransferase: MNISEKAGNVAGSETLAISSKAKELKNKGFSVINLSVGEPDFDTPDYIKEAIIKALKDGKTKYTDASSIIELREAISEKLKKENGLFYSPSQIIVSSGAKHSITNILFSLCNPGDGVIIPSPYWVSYVEMVKFAGGIPIIVKTTKGDGFKVSTEMLKNAIVENVKGIILNSPSNPTGAVYTEKELLEITGIIKENNLWVISDEVYEKFVYDGLLHKSIAQFIPENTIVINGFSKTYAMTGLRIGYAAGPIDVIKAAARIQSQTTSNPCSIIQYGALSAMTSSNDFVSNMVSEFEKRRNLIVSSLNQINGMDCPMPEGAFYAFCDVSGVFNEKIKGSSSLAEFLINEAKVALVPGAAFGDDNYIRLSYANSSFDIEEGVSRIKEAVSHLV, from the coding sequence ATGAATATTTCAGAAAAGGCAGGGAATGTAGCAGGTTCAGAGACACTTGCAATATCTTCTAAAGCAAAGGAGTTAAAAAATAAGGGATTTAGTGTTATTAACCTCTCTGTTGGAGAGCCAGATTTTGATACACCAGATTATATAAAGGAGGCAATCATAAAGGCTTTAAAGGATGGAAAGACAAAATACACAGATGCATCTTCTATAATTGAGTTAAGGGAGGCAATTTCCGAAAAGCTTAAAAAAGAAAATGGTCTTTTTTATTCTCCATCACAAATTATTGTCTCATCAGGTGCAAAGCATTCAATAACAAATATTTTATTCTCCCTATGCAACCCAGGCGATGGTGTAATCATTCCATCTCCATACTGGGTATCTTATGTTGAAATGGTAAAATTCGCAGGTGGAATTCCGATAATTGTAAAGACAACAAAGGGAGATGGTTTTAAGGTCTCAACGGAAATGCTTAAAAATGCAATAGTCGAAAATGTAAAGGGGATTATCCTAAATTCTCCATCAAATCCAACGGGTGCTGTATATACAGAAAAGGAGCTTTTAGAAATTACAGGGATAATAAAAGAAAATAACCTTTGGGTAATATCAGATGAGGTATATGAGAAATTTGTCTATGATGGTCTTTTGCATAAAAGCATTGCCCAATTCATTCCAGAAAATACCATTGTTATAAATGGCTTCTCAAAGACATATGCTATGACAGGATTAAGGATTGGATATGCAGCAGGGCCAATTGATGTAATAAAAGCCGCAGCAAGGATACAATCCCAAACAACATCAAACCCTTGTTCAATAATTCAATATGGTGCATTATCTGCTATGACCTCTAGCAATGATTTTGTTTCAAATATGGTTTCTGAATTTGAAAAGAGAAGAAACCTTATTGTTTCTTCTTTAAATCAAATAAACGGGATGGATTGTCCGATGCCAGAAGGTGCATTCTATGCCTTCTGTGATGTAAGTGGTGTTTTTAATGAAAAGATTAAGGGATCATCCTCTTTGGCAGAATTTCTTATTAATGAAGCAAAGGTCGCATTGGTTCCTGGGGCTGCCTTTGGTGATGATAATTATATAAGGCTCTCATATGCTAACTCATCCTTTGATATAGAAGAGGGGGTATCAAGAATAAAAGAGGCTGTTTCTCATTTGGTATAA